Genomic window (Jeotgalibaca ciconiae):
CCCATTCATCATCACTTTGAAATGAGTGGTTGGAGTGAGTGGCGAGTAGTAATCACATTCTGGCTGGTAGGACTAATTGCAGCAATTATTGGTCTTTTACTAGTTTTGTGATGGAGGTAAAAAAATGATCAGACAAACACGTTATGAAAATAAAAAAGTATTGGTTCTCGGTTTGGCACTAAGCGGGTTTCACGCAGCAAAATTGTTGCTGAAACTCGGTGCTTTTGTAACGGTGAACGATGCAAAAGAGTTAGAAAATAATCCGGATGCACAAGAACTTGTTGCATCCGGTATTCGTGTAATTGCAGGATATCATCCGGTCGAGTTGTTAGATGAAAGTTTTGCTTACATCATTAAAAATCCTGGTATTCCATATTCCAATCCAATGCTGGAGCGAGCAACGGAGCTGGCAATTCCTATTTTAACGGAAGTTGAGTTGGCTGCTGAAGTAATGGAAGCTGATCTGATAGGTGTCACAGGAACAAACGGGAAAACAACAACGACTACAATGATTCATGAATTACTGGATTATAAACGTCCGGCAGGCAAAGCGTATAAAGCAGGAAACATCGGTATTCCTGCCGCAGCTATTGCACAAGAAGCAACGAAGGATGACGACATTGTGATGGAGTTATCCAGTTTCCAATTAATGGGAATTGATGAAATGCATCCAAGTATTGCAGTTATCACAAACATTACCGAAGCCCATATCGACTATCATGGAACAAGAGATGCATACGTGGAAGCCAAATGGCGGATAACGGAAAATCAAACGGAAAATGATTATTTAATTTTGAACTGGGACCAAGAAGAATTAAGAGAACTTTCTAAAAACACGAAAGCAAAAATAGTTCCGTTTTCTCGTAAGGAAGAAATAAAAAACGGTGCTTATCTGAAAGATGACATGATTTACTTCAACGAGGCGTCTGTCATGCCTATCTCAGATATCCATGTTCCGGGTCTTCATAATATTGAAAATGCCCTCGCAGCTATAGCTGTGGCTAAATTAAAAGGGATTGAAAATGATATCATTCATGAAGCGTTATCCCAATTTGGCGGAGTGAAGCACCGCATTCAATTCGTGAAAGAAATAAATGGTAGAAGTTTCTATAACGATTCTAAATCAACAAATATAGTTGCTACAAAAACAGCCTTAGAAAGCTTTCCAAACAACGAAATTATCTTGCTTGCTGGTGGATTAGACCGTGGTAATTCTTTTGACGAATTAATCCCTTATTTAGATAAGGTAAAAGCCATGATTCTTTTCGGTGAAACAAAAGAAAAGTTGCAAGAGACAGCTGAAAAAGCAGCTATTAAGATTATCAAACTGACTGAAAACGTAGAAACAGCTGTTGCCGAAAGTTATCGAATCAGTGAAAAAGAGGATGTTATTTTATTATCTCCGGCATGTGCCAGTTGGGATCAATATAAAAACTTCGAAGTTCGTGGTGATTTATACATTCACGCCGTCCAAGAATTGAAAGCAGATTAAAAATGGAAAGAGGTGGAGAGCTGAAATAGCTCTTAAATTTATGAAGATATTATTATCAGGCGGTGGAACAGGAGGACATATTTACCCTGCGCTAGCATTAGTTAGACGAATAAAGGAACAATATCCCCATGCAGAATTTTTATACATAGGCACTGATCGCGGGCTTGAAAGTAAGATTGTTCCCAAAGCAGGGGTTCCGTTTCAATCAGTCGAAATACAAGGATTGCGACGCTCTCTTTCACTAGACAATCTTAAAACACTTTTCTTAATGGCTACGAGCATTTCAAAATCAAAGAAAATCATTAAAGAGTTTCAACCCGATGTTGTGGTCGGAACCGGTGGATATGTTTGTGCTCCCGTTTTATATGCTGCTTCTCGTCTAGGTATTCCGTCTATTATTCATGAACAAAATTCAGTTGCAGGTGTTACAAATAAATTTTTAGCACGATACGTGGATAAAATTTGTCTTTGTTTTGAAGATGCACGTAATGATTTTCAAAAGTATGCTGATAAAGTGATCTATACAGGGAATCCACGTGCTCAAGAAGTAGTTAGTATTACTGAAAAAACTTCTTTATCGAACTATCAATTAAAAGAAGACCTTCCGACTGTATTAATATTCGGCGGCAGTCGAGGGGCTGAAAAAATCAACCAGTCATTAGTTGATGCTGCTTCATCTTTTGCAGGAAAACCTTATCAAGCCTTATTAATAACGGGTGATATTCATTATGAAAAGATAAAAAAACAAATTGAAGCCTTAGTCCCTGCCGTGACCAATGTGAAAGTTGTGCCTTACGTAGAACAGATGCCGGCATTATTCAATAGTATTGACTTAGTAGCTTGTCGCAGTGGTGCAACAACGTTAACCGAATTAACAGCTCTTGGCATTCCAAGTATCTTGATACCAAGTCCATATGTGACAAACAATCATCAATTGAAGAATGCACAAAGTCTGTCCAAAAATTCAGCTGCAGAAATTATTGAAGAGGTCGATTTAAATGAGAAAAGCTTGTTTTCATTGATTGACTCTTTACTTACGAACCCAGAAAAAAGAAATGATATGGCAGAAAAAGCGAAAGAATTGGGTGTTCCTGATGCGGCAGATCGTTTAATGGATGTAGTCCGTTCGATAATGAAATGATAATGTAAAAGGAACGAAACAATACTAACAACAAAAAGTGTCTATCTTACGATAGAATAAGGAATGATTAGAAAGATGGACACTATTTTGAGGAGGTGTGGATCGGTGTTTCAAGGTTTTAACAAAGCCAAGCAGAAAAAAAGGGAACTGACAGAGCTGGAAAAAGCGCAAGCTGAATATGCAGCTTCTCAAGATGGAAACAAAACAGTAAAAAAGAATACAAGTTCAGAGAATAAAAAACAACATACAAAAAAGAATCATTATTTGTTACTTTATACTTTTTTTGTGCTTGGCTTAATGGGCACAGGTTATTTACTTTCTCCATATGGAAAGGTAAATGAAGTATATATCGAAGGAAATACAATTGTTCCTGAACAATTAATTCTTGAAGCGAGTCAAATTACAAAGAAACAAACCGTAATTGGCACGCTTACAAATCAACAGACAATTGAAGCACAAATTCAAGGAGCGCTTCCTCAAATAAAGAAGGCTGAAGTTCACTTGCAAGGAGTGCATGACATTTTAGTAAATGTGGAAGATTTTACGACCATTGCGTACATTGATAACGGCAATCGGTATCAGAGTGTGTTAGAAAATGGGACGATTTTACTTGATGAATATACTGTTCCTTTAGGAAATAAACCATTATTGACCCGTTTTGAACTAGGGCCTGTCTTGAATCAATTTATTTCTGAGTTTAGGAAAACAAATGAAGAAATTCAAAACAGCATTTCGGAAATTGGTTTTGCTGGAACAGAAGAAAACCCGTATGCCATTACTTTACATATGAATGATGGAAATCGAGTAAAAGCAAATTTGAATGATTTTGCTGATAAAATTATTTATTATCCTGAAATATTGGAAGAGCTTGAAGATAAAAAAGGGATTATTGATATGGAAGTAGGCGTTTATTTTACACCATTCCCAAATAATCAGGATGTAGAAAACACCGGCAACAACCAAGCTGAAGAAAATTCCAGCGAAGAATAAATCGGGAAGTTGAGTGTTTAATGAATCTTAAAAAAAGAAATATGGGATTAATCCTGAAAAACCTTAAAAAGAGAAGACTGTTATGATAAAATGTATAAGGTATAAGTAATTTTAAAAAAATAAAAAAATGACGAACAGAAATAGCACTGAGCCGTCAAAAATTTCAAATGTAGTTCCTTCAAAATGTGAATGCAATAGGAAATCGGAGGTTTCAATAAGTTATGAAAAATCAAGGTTTGTTTGTCAGCCTAGATATTGGAACCACTTCAATAAAAGTAGTTGTGGCGGAATATGTAAATAATCAGTTGAACATTATTGGAGTAGGTAATGAAATGTCTAAAGGTCTCAGCCGTGGAGTCATAGTTGATATCGATGAGACTGTTGACTCGATTAAACGAGCGGTTGAACAAGCTGAAAGAAAAGCAAATATCCCAATACGCGATGTGATCGTCGGGATTCCAGGAAATCAGATAAGTATCGAGCCTTGTCATGGAATGTATGGGGTAGCTAGTGAAAACAAAGAAATTACGGATAAAGATGTACAAAATGTATTTAATGCAGCTCGAGTGAGATCTTTACCTCCAGAAAGAGAAATCATTTCAGTAATTCCAGAAGAATTCATTGTAGATGGATTTGATGGAATAAGAGATCCAAGAGGTATGATTGGTGTTCGCTTAGAATTATATGCAAGCATGATTACAGGACCAAAAACAATCGTACATAACATTAAACGATGTGTTGAACGTGCAGGGCTTGCTATTCAAGATATGGTTGTTCAGCCATTGGGAATTTCAAGTATTGCAATGAATAAAGGTGAACGGGATTTTGGTACTATTTTAATCGACATGGGCGGTGGTCAAACAACTGCTTCAGTCATGCATGATGATCAACTAAAATTTGTCTATGTAGATCAAGAAGGCGGAAGCCTGATTACAAAAGATATTTCTATTATCTTAAATACGACCATTGAAAATGCTGAAAAAATCAAACGTGAATATGGCTATGCAATACCAAGCGATACGTCTGATCAAGAATACTTCCCAGTCGAAGTAATCGGAAAAGATGAGCCAGTACGGGTAGACGAAAAATACCTTTCAGAAATAATTGAGGCGCGTGTCTTACAAATTCTGGAAAATGTCAAGCGTGCGTTAGATCAAGTAGAGGCATTTGAACTTCCAGGCGGCATTATACTAACAGGCGGAGGAGCAGCTCTTCCGGGTGTGTTAGAACTTGCTGAAGAAGTGTTCGAAAGTAATGTGAAGATGTATATTCCAGAACAAATGGGAATGCGTAATCCTATTTTTTCAACAAGTCTCGGTTTGATAAAGTTTGTAGGAGAACAAGATGATATTTATCAAGTTGCCAAAAACAAAGCAAAAAAATCATCTCCTATTCAAACTCAGACACAGAAACAAAATGTGGTTCCATTGCAACAAAAACAAGAGAAACAAGAATATTCTGAGCCTGTTACGGAAGAATATACAGATACAGAACCAACGAAAAAAGATTCAGTTGTTAATCAAATAAAACAATTTATTCAATCGATTTTTGAATAAGTGGAAGATAGATAAGTAGGAGGAAAAATAATGGAACTGGAATTCGATTCAATTATGAGCGGTGGAGCAAAAGTAAAAGTTATTGGTGTAGGGGGAGCAGGCGGTAACGCGGTTAACCGTATGATTGCAGATGATGTAAAAGGTGTAGAATTCATCGTTGCAAATACAGATACTCAAGCTTTAAACGCTTCAAAAGCAGAAGTGAAAATTCAATTAGGACCTAAATTGACAAAAGGATTGGGAGCAGGCTCTATTCCTGACGTTGGACGAAAAGCTGCTGAAGAAAGCGAACCTCAATTAGCGGAAGCTTTAGCAGGCGCGGATATGATTTTCGTTACATGTGGAATGGGGGGCGGTACTGGTACAGGTGCAGCTCCAATCGTTGCAAAAATTGCAAAAGATCAAGGCGCGCTAACAGTTGGCGTGGTTACACGTCCATTTAGTTTTGAAGGTCCAAAAAGAGGACGCTACGCAGCGGAAGGTATTGCTGAATTAAAACAAAACGTTGATACATTAGTTATTATTTCTAATAATCGACTATTAGAAATTGTTGATAAAAAGACTCCTATGTTAGAAGCTTTTAACGAAGCAGACAACGTACTGCGTCAAGGGGTACAAGGTATTTCAGACTTGATTACATCACCTGGATACGTAAACTTAGACTTTGCTGACGTAAATACAGTAATGAAAGACCAAGGTTCTGCTTTAATGGGAATTGGTGTTGCATCAGGTGAAAATCGTACTGCAGAAGCAACGAAAAAAGCTATTTCTTCTCCATTGCTGGAAGTTTCCATCGATGGCGCAGAACAAATTCTATTAAATATCACTGGTGGATCAGACTTGACCTTGTTTGAAGCACAAGATGCAAGTGACATTGTTGCACAAGCATCAACTTCTGAAGTGAACATTATCTTCGGTACTTCTATTAACGAAAGCTTAGGAGATGAAGTAGTCGTAACTGTTATCGCTACAGGGATCGATTCAGAAAAACGTAAAGAAGAAAAAAAGTCTAATGCGCGTGGAGGGAGCCCTTTTAAAGGTCGTAAAGAAGTAACTTCAAACCCGACACCCAGCTATCAAGAGCCAGCAGTAAATGAAAAAGAAGCACAACCCGAAAAAGATTTGTTCGGAGACTGGGACATTCGCAGAGATTCTACTGCAAGAGAGAACACACCGGAATCTCAAAAAGAAAACTATCCTCGTTTCCAACAAAACGAAGATGCTTCTGACGATGATGACCAATTAGAAACACCGCCATTTTTCCGTAAGAGACGTAGATAAAAATGACAATTATTTCAAACTGTCAGAAAATTGAATCTCAGATTAAGGATAATTTAACTGCTGCTAATCGTAATTCCGAGGAACTAAACTGTGTTGCTGTAACGAAACAAAGAACGATAGAGGAAATGGACGCATTGTATAGATACGGCCATCGTCACTTCGGTGAAAACCGACCAGAAGGCCTGTTAGAAAAACAAGCGGTCTTTTCTCAATCGGATATAAAATGGCACTACATTGGTTCTCTACAGACTAGAAAAGTTAAACAAATAATTAATAAAATTGATTATCTTCATTCGTTGGATCGAGAATCTTTGGCAAAAGAAATAGACAAAAGAGCTGAAAAACCAGTTGCTTGTTTTGTACAGGTAAATGTATCAGGAGAGACTTCGAAGCATGGAGTTTCTCCTTCCGATTTGGAAAAATTTATTGAACAGCTCTCCGTATATCCTAATGTATTGATTATTGGTTTGATGACAATGGCGCCAATTGAAGCAACTGAGGGAGAATTGCATGGTTATTTCAAAAAGCTCAAAGATTTGCAAGAGAAGATTGCTGAGAAGCGATGGGCATATGCTCCTTGCACTGAAACAAGTATGGGAATGAGTGGCGATTATCCGTATGCGATTCAGGAAGGTGCTACTTTTATTCGGATTGGGTCAGCCTTTTTTAGCGAATAATGGTTATCAATAAAGAAGTGAGGGAATAACTTGAGTCTAAAAGATATGATTAGAAATTTTTTTGGATTGGATGATGAATCTCAAGACTGGGACGAACAGAGTCAGCTTGAGGAGAATGAGCATATTCCTAGTGAGTATGTTTCGCGTAGCTCTGTTCCAACACAAAATTTAAAATCGAAGGTTATCCCCATGAATCAGCGTAATCCGATGCAAAAAGCGAGCATCCATGTAATTGAGCCGAGAGTCTTTACAGAATCTGAACGAATTGCCGATTATCTCATGGGAAAAGGCTCTGTTCTTTTAAACTTTAAGAGGATGGAAAAAGATCAAGCAACAAAAGTAATTGATTTTATTGCGGGCACTGTATATGCCATTAATGGGGACATTCAGCAAGTTGGTGAAGGCATTTTCCTGTGCACACCTGCAAACTTTGAGATTGCTAGTAGAGAATCCGAAAATGAAAGTTCTGAATACTACTTTTAACGCGAACAGACACTTGTGCTTTGCTTTGAAGGGAAAGGAGAATTGAATGGCAAGAATCATTATCTGGCTCATATACGCTGTGCCAAAGATTATTAATGCTTATACAGCTATTCTGGCCATCTACGCACTAATGACTTGGCTGCCAAATGCTTTGTCATCAAAATTTGGACAGCTTATCAGGAAGCTAGTAGAACCTTATTTAAGTATTTTTTACCGTCTGATACCATCAGTCGGTATGGTAAGTTTTAGTGTCCTTTTTGCAATTCTATTCTTACGCTTAGTAGAATATGGGGCACATGTTGTTTTAGTATTCCTTCTTCGATTAGTTACACAATTCTAAAAGGGAGGATTTACAAATGGAACAGGTATATCAACATTTTCGAAAAGAAGAACAAGTTTTTATTGATATGGTTGAATCTTGGATAATACAAGTACAAGGACAATATTCTCCTTATTTGACAGAATTTTTAGATCCGAGACAACAATATATCGTTGAAATGTTAGTTGGTAAAAAAGGAGAAGTTCGTGTTTCTTTTTTTGGCGGCTATGAAGCTGCCGAGCGAAAACGTGCGTTGCTGTATCCAGAGTATTTTGAGCCTCAACAGGAAGATTATGAATTACAATTATTTGAAATTCAATACCCAGTTAAATTTACTCAACTCTCTCATGGGAAAATACTAGGTACATTGATTGGTTCAGGAATAAAAAGAGAGATGTTCGGCGATATTATGTCAGATGGGCAGAGATGGCAATTCTTTACAGCAGAAAATGTTAGCAATTTTGTGAAATTGCAGTTGAGCCGAATTGGTAATGTTTCTGTTCGTTTAGAAGAACGAGATTATCTTGATTTAATCCAGCCAATTGATGACTGGACGATCGAACAGGATACGGTAACTTCTTTACGGATTGATACAATTATATCTTCCGTCTATAATGTTTCACGCCAGCGAGCAAAAGAGCTCATCATAGCTGGCAAAGTTAAATTAAATTGGGCGCTGTATGACCGTCCTGATTTTGAGTTAGGAATTTTTGATATTATTTCTATTCGAGGATATGGAAGAATTCAGATTCGAGAAATACAAGGGAAGTCAAAAAAAGACAAGTGGCGAATAGAAATAGGCGTTCTTCGTAAGTAATTTGAGTTGAAAGGGATGATGATAAATGGCGTTAACACCATTGGATATTCAGCATAAAGAGTTCACACCAAAATTTAAAGGCTATGATAAAGATGAAGTAGATGATTTTCTTGATCTTTTAAAGAAAGATTACGAGCAAATTATTAAAGAGCATAAAGATTCAGAAAAACAATTGAGATTTGCGGAAGAGAAAATTGAACATTTCCAAAATCTACAAGATGCTCTTAATAAATCGATCGTCGTAGCACAAGATGCGGCTGATCGTCTGAAAGAGAATGCTCGTAAAGAAGCAGAAATTATCCTCTTTGAAGCAGAAAAAAGTGCGGACCGTTTATTAAAAGAAGCAGCCGATAAAGCGACTCAAATTAATCAAGAAACAGATAGTGTTCGCAGAGAAAGTCGCAATTTTAGACAAAAACTACAGTTACTTGTAGAATCACAATTAAATCTTATTCAAAATGAAGAATGGGATGTATTGTTGAACACAGCACCTGAAAAAGAAATTAAGACTCCTACGCTTGATGAAGTGTTGATGAATCGTTCTCGTAAAGTAGATGATTTGATTGAAGGGACTGGATTTAACGATACAGTTCATATAGTTACTGAGAATGAAGAGCTAGAGGAAGAAACTGAAGGCGGCCAAGTGGAAGCTATTGATATTTTAGTTGGAAACAAGTAAAATTAAACTAATTGATGATTGGAACACCCAAAGATTAGATACTTATCAGCGAATTGACAGATGGTGAGAGGTCAATAGTCCCTATAATCAGCGGATCATCCATGAAATATTTACTGAACTTTTATAGAGTTATCACTATAAATCACTAAGTATAATCGCCTGAACAGCGTTACCAGTTTCTAGAGAAAGCTATTATTATTATTTTTAATGCTTTGAACTTGGGTGGTACCACGAAGACTTCGTCCCTTTTGAGGACGGGGTCTTTTTCTTTTTGGAGAAAGACTGTTGTTGGCAAAGAAATTTATGTAAAAATGGAGGAATATATTTCATGAAAATGAAAGATACTTTGCTATTAGGAAAAACAAAATTTCCTATGAAAGCAAATTTACCAGTACGTGAACAAGAACGTGAAAAAGACTGGGAAGAAAATCGTGTATATGAAAAAAGACAAGAAAAGAATGCGGGCAAGCCAACTTTTGTGCTGCATGATGGCCCACCTTATGCAAATGGAGCAGTTCACATGGGACATGCTCTAAATAAAATCAGTAAAGATTTTATCGTTCGCTCAAAATCTATGTCGGGATACCGTGCTCCTTATGTTCCTGGCTGGGATACGCATGGTTTGCCAATCGAACAAGCATTGACGAATACAGGTGTGAATCGCAAGCAAATGAGTTTAGCAGAATTCCGTAAACTTTGTGAAGACTATGCTTGGAAGCAAATTGATGGGCAGCGTACTGTCTTTAAACGTTTAGGAGTGAATGGCGAATGGGATAATCCTTATGTAACCCTGACTCCGGAGTACGAAGAAGGAGAAATTCGTGTATTTGGTAAAATGGCCGAGAAAGGCTATATTTATAAAGGATTAAAACCAATTTATTGGTCTCCTTCCAGTGAGTCTTCTTTAGCGGAGGCTGAAATTGAATACAAGGATGTCAAGTCGCCTTCTATTTACGTGGCATTCCCGGTAAAAGATGGAAAAGGCTTATTAGATACAGATACTTCTTTTGTAATCTGGACTACTACACCGTGGACATTGCCTGCAAACTTAGGGATTACCGTTCATGCTGACTTTAATTATTCACAAATCGAAGCGGATGGACGCAAGTTTGTTGTCGCAACTGATTTATTAGAAACCGTTCAAAATGAGATTGGATGGGAAAATGTTTCTGTCTTGAAAGAATTAAAAGGTTCTGATATGGAGTATATGACAGCACAACATCCGTTCTATGATCGTGAGTCATTGTTAATGGTCGGTGACCATGTAACTTTAGAAGCAGGTACTGGACTGGTACATACAGCACCAGGACATGGGGATGACGATTACATCATTGGTAAGAAATATGGTTTGGATGTACTGTCTCCTGTAGATGATCGTGGTTGCTATACAGCGGAAGCGCCAGGTTTTGAAGGTGTTTTTTATGATAAAGCGAACAAAATGATTACAGAACTATTGGAAGAAAAAGGCCAATTATTGAAGTTGGACTTCTTTGAACATAGTTATCCGCATGATTGGCGTACAAAGAAACCAGTTATTTTCCGTGCTACTCCACAATGGTTTGCATCCATTGAAAAATTCCGTCAAGATATTTTAGACGAAATTGAAAAAGTTGATTGGATTCATCCATCTGGAAAAGTTCGTATCTATAATATGATCCGCGATCGCGGTGACTGGGTAATTTCTCGTCAAAGAGTATGGGGAGTTCCATTGCCAATTTTCTATGCTGAAAATGGTGATTCAATTATTACTCCTGAAACAATTGATCATGTTGCGAATTTAATTGGAAAATATGGTTCAAATATTTGGTTTGAACGTGATGCAAAAGAATTGTTGCCAGAAGGATTTACACATCCAGGCAGTCCAAATGGGGTATTTACGAAAGAAACAGACATTATGGATGTTTGGTTCGACTCTGGTTCTTCTCATGAATCAGTCTTACGTTCAAGAGAAAATCTAACATTCCCAGCAGATATGTATTTAGAAGGATCTGATCAGTATCGTGGTTGGTTTAATTCAAGTTTAACGACAAGTGTAGCAATTAATGGAGAGGCTCCTTATAAGAGTGTTCTATCGCAAGGATTCGTGTTGGACGGAGAAGGCCGCAAGATGAGTAAGTCGCTGGGAAATACCATCCTTCCAGAAAAAGTAGTTAAAAACATGGGAGCAGATATTATTCGTCTATGGGTATCTAGTGTGGATTATGAATCAGATGTCCGTGTAAGTGACGAAATCTTGAAGCAAGTATCTGAAACTTACCGTAAGATCCGCAATACAATGCGCTTCTTAATTGGTAACACAGAAGATTTTGATCCATCTGTGAATCGAGTTGCCTATGATCAACTACGTTCAGTAGATAAATTTATGATGATTCGTTTGAACCAAGTAGTTGAAACCTGTTTGAAAGCATACGAAGAGTATAGTTTTTCTACTATTTACCAAACGATTATGAATTTCTGTACAGTCGAATTATCTTCTTTCTATTTAGATTTTGCGAAAGATGTTGTTTACATTGAGCGTGAAGATGATGCAGCAAGAAGATCCATGCAAACGGTATTCTATGATGCAGTGTTGAACATTACAAAACTATTAACACCAATCATTCCTCATACAACGGAAGAAATTTGGGCTTATTTAAAAGAAGAAGAGGAGTATGCTCAATTAGCTGATTTACCGCAAGCAGTCTTTGAAGCTGATAAAGACGAAGTTTTAAAACAATGGAATACATTTATGTCCTTGCGCCATAAAATTTTGAAAGCATTGGAAGAAGCTCGTAATGAAAAAGTGATTGGTAAATCATTTGAAGCTCATCTTCATTTATATGTTTCAAAAGAAGTAAAAGAGTTGTTTGAATCAATTGATACAGAATTGTCACAACTATTTATCGTATCGCAATTAGATCTTCATGAAGAAGAAAATCTAGAAGACGGTATTCGTGTAGTCGTAGAGCACGCTCATGGTGAGACTTGTGAGAGATGTCGCGCAATTAAAGCTGAAGTGGGCACAATTGAAGACGCACCGACCCTATGTGAACGTTGTGCAGATATTGTTCGAAGCGAATTTCCAGAAGCTTTAGTCGAAGAAGAATGAAAGTAAGTAAGGGATAAGGGGAAACTCTTATCCTTTTTTTTACCCAAAAAATCCAATCTGTATTTTTTTGTAACCGTTTTTAGAAAAAACTTGCATTTTATAAGGAACTTCATTATACTTAAAGAAGTAATTTGAAAATATAAAAGTTTTTTATATGACAAATTATTAGTAAAATTTTGGAGGTACTGTATTAGTATGGAACAAGGTAAAGTAAAATGGTTTAACGGCGAAAAAGGATTTGGTTTTATCGAAGTTGAAGGTGGAGACGATGTATTCGTACACTTCTCAGCTATTCAAGGCGACGGCTTTAAAACATTAGAAGAAGGGCAAGACGTGGAATTCGACATTGTTGAAGGAAACCGTGGACCTCAAGCAGCTAATGTTGTAAAATTATAATCGTTAAAATTATTAATTACTTCATAAACTAAAAAATCCAAAGCACAGTGATCTTACCGATCATTGTGCTTTTTAAAATTTATTGCATAAAAAAGGGCTGAGAGACATTTCTCTCTAGCCCTTTTGTCAGCTCTGTACAAAATGATTATTATCGCTTATTCATTCTTCCTAATATTAATGAAACAATGAATATAAGAACTACAGCACCAATTAAAGCTGGAACAATAAAGAATCCACCTATTTCAGGTCCCCATTCTCCTAAAATCATCGTACCAAGCCAAGATCCGAGGAATCCAGCAATAATATTACCGATAATACCACCTGGTATATCTCTACCCATAATTGCACCTGCGATTGCCCCAAGTACTCCTCCGACAATCAATGTCCAAATTAATCCCATTTTTGTTTCCTC
Coding sequences:
- a CDS encoding YggS family pyridoxal phosphate-dependent enzyme, which gives rise to MTIISNCQKIESQIKDNLTAANRNSEELNCVAVTKQRTIEEMDALYRYGHRHFGENRPEGLLEKQAVFSQSDIKWHYIGSLQTRKVKQIINKIDYLHSLDRESLAKEIDKRAEKPVACFVQVNVSGETSKHGVSPSDLEKFIEQLSVYPNVLIIGLMTMAPIEATEGELHGYFKKLKDLQEKIAEKRWAYAPCTETSMGMSGDYPYAIQEGATFIRIGSAFFSE
- the murG gene encoding undecaprenyldiphospho-muramoylpentapeptide beta-N-acetylglucosaminyltransferase, which produces MKILLSGGGTGGHIYPALALVRRIKEQYPHAEFLYIGTDRGLESKIVPKAGVPFQSVEIQGLRRSLSLDNLKTLFLMATSISKSKKIIKEFQPDVVVGTGGYVCAPVLYAASRLGIPSIIHEQNSVAGVTNKFLARYVDKICLCFEDARNDFQKYADKVIYTGNPRAQEVVSITEKTSLSNYQLKEDLPTVLIFGGSRGAEKINQSLVDAASSFAGKPYQALLITGDIHYEKIKKQIEALVPAVTNVKVVPYVEQMPALFNSIDLVACRSGATTLTELTALGIPSILIPSPYVTNNHQLKNAQSLSKNSAAEIIEEVDLNEKSLFSLIDSLLTNPEKRNDMAEKAKELGVPDAADRLMDVVRSIMK
- a CDS encoding cell division protein SepF — encoded protein: MSLKDMIRNFFGLDDESQDWDEQSQLEENEHIPSEYVSRSSVPTQNLKSKVIPMNQRNPMQKASIHVIEPRVFTESERIADYLMGKGSVLLNFKRMEKDQATKVIDFIAGTVYAINGDIQQVGEGIFLCTPANFEIASRESENESSEYYF
- the ftsZ gene encoding cell division protein FtsZ produces the protein MELEFDSIMSGGAKVKVIGVGGAGGNAVNRMIADDVKGVEFIVANTDTQALNASKAEVKIQLGPKLTKGLGAGSIPDVGRKAAEESEPQLAEALAGADMIFVTCGMGGGTGTGAAPIVAKIAKDQGALTVGVVTRPFSFEGPKRGRYAAEGIAELKQNVDTLVIISNNRLLEIVDKKTPMLEAFNEADNVLRQGVQGISDLITSPGYVNLDFADVNTVMKDQGSALMGIGVASGENRTAEATKKAISSPLLEVSIDGAEQILLNITGGSDLTLFEAQDASDIVAQASTSEVNIIFGTSINESLGDEVVVTVIATGIDSEKRKEEKKSNARGGSPFKGRKEVTSNPTPSYQEPAVNEKEAQPEKDLFGDWDIRRDSTARENTPESQKENYPRFQQNEDASDDDDQLETPPFFRKRRR
- the ftsA gene encoding cell division protein FtsA, encoding MKNQGLFVSLDIGTTSIKVVVAEYVNNQLNIIGVGNEMSKGLSRGVIVDIDETVDSIKRAVEQAERKANIPIRDVIVGIPGNQISIEPCHGMYGVASENKEITDKDVQNVFNAARVRSLPPEREIISVIPEEFIVDGFDGIRDPRGMIGVRLELYASMITGPKTIVHNIKRCVERAGLAIQDMVVQPLGISSIAMNKGERDFGTILIDMGGGQTTASVMHDDQLKFVYVDQEGGSLITKDISIILNTTIENAEKIKREYGYAIPSDTSDQEYFPVEVIGKDEPVRVDEKYLSEIIEARVLQILENVKRALDQVEAFELPGGIILTGGGAALPGVLELAEEVFESNVKMYIPEQMGMRNPIFSTSLGLIKFVGEQDDIYQVAKNKAKKSSPIQTQTQKQNVVPLQQKQEKQEYSEPVTEEYTDTEPTKKDSVVNQIKQFIQSIFE
- the murD gene encoding UDP-N-acetylmuramoyl-L-alanine--D-glutamate ligase, translated to MIRQTRYENKKVLVLGLALSGFHAAKLLLKLGAFVTVNDAKELENNPDAQELVASGIRVIAGYHPVELLDESFAYIIKNPGIPYSNPMLERATELAIPILTEVELAAEVMEADLIGVTGTNGKTTTTTMIHELLDYKRPAGKAYKAGNIGIPAAAIAQEATKDDDIVMELSSFQLMGIDEMHPSIAVITNITEAHIDYHGTRDAYVEAKWRITENQTENDYLILNWDQEELRELSKNTKAKIVPFSRKEEIKNGAYLKDDMIYFNEASVMPISDIHVPGLHNIENALAAIAVAKLKGIENDIIHEALSQFGGVKHRIQFVKEINGRSFYNDSKSTNIVATKTALESFPNNEIILLAGGLDRGNSFDELIPYLDKVKAMILFGETKEKLQETAEKAAIKIIKLTENVETAVAESYRISEKEDVILLSPACASWDQYKNFEVRGDLYIHAVQELKAD
- a CDS encoding cell division protein FtsQ/DivIB, producing MFQGFNKAKQKKRELTELEKAQAEYAASQDGNKTVKKNTSSENKKQHTKKNHYLLLYTFFVLGLMGTGYLLSPYGKVNEVYIEGNTIVPEQLILEASQITKKQTVIGTLTNQQTIEAQIQGALPQIKKAEVHLQGVHDILVNVEDFTTIAYIDNGNRYQSVLENGTILLDEYTVPLGNKPLLTRFELGPVLNQFISEFRKTNEEIQNSISEIGFAGTEENPYAITLHMNDGNRVKANLNDFADKIIYYPEILEELEDKKGIIDMEVGVYFTPFPNNQDVENTGNNQAEENSSEE